The genomic segment CGGCAGCGACTGGCCGGCGAAATCCACGACACGCTGGCCCAAGGTCTCGCCGGCATCATCACGCAGCTCCAGGCAGCGGAGCGGTCCGCGAGTGTGCGGGGCGAGACCGAAGAGCACGTCACGCGGGCACTCCGGCTCGCGCGCAGCAGCCTGATCGAGGCCAGGCGGTCCGTGCGGGCGCTCGCTCCCCAGGAACTCGGGCGAGCGCACCTCCCCGACGCGCTGCGCGCGCTGACCGAGCGGTGGTCGGCGGACCACGGGACGAAGGTGGAGGTGGAGGTCACCGGCGCCCGGGAACCGCTGAGCCCGGCGATCGAGGTGTCGCTCTTCCGGGTCGCCCAGGAGTCGCTGACCAACGTGGCGAAGCACGCGGAGGCCTCGCGCGTCGGGGTCACGCTGTCGTACACGGGCGCGGAGGTGCTGCTGGACGTGCGCGATGATGGACGCGGGTTCGCGAAAGGGGCCGGTACCGGCTTCGGCCTGACGAGCATGCGCCAGCGCATCAGAGGGGTCGGCGGGCACGTGGAGGTGCAGAGCGCACCGGGTGAAGGGACGTCCGTGAGTGCGCGTGTTCCGGCGATCGCCCCCGGGGGTGCGGGACCGAAGGGGGAGACCGACCGATGATCCGGCTGGTGATCGTCGACGACCACCCGATCGTGAGGGGCGGTCTTCGCGACATGTTCGCGGACGCCGAGGACATCGTCGTGGTCGGTGAGGCCGGGGACGGCGCCGAGGGCATCGAGCGGGCGAAGGCGCTGGCAGCGGACGTCGTGCTGATGGACCTCCGGATGCCCGGGATGGACGGCGTCGCCGCGACCGCGGCCCTGCGCGAGCGGGCCCCGAGTGCCCGGGTGCTGGTCCTGACCACCTTCGACGGCGAGAGCGACGTGCTGCCGGCGATCGAGGCGGGGGCGATCAGCTATCTCCTGAAGGACGCGCTGCCCGACGAACTGATGCGGGCCGTCCGTGCGGCCGCGCGTGGGGAGTCGGTGCTCGCGCCGTCGGTGACGCAGCACCTCATGGGGCAGGTCCGGCGGTCCGGCGCCGGCACGCTGACCGATCGGGAGAAACAGGTGCTGCAACTGGTCGCCAACGGCAGCTCGAACCGGGAGGCCGCGACCGCGTTGTTCATCGGCGAAGCGAGCATCAAGACCCACCTGCAGCACATCTACGACAAGTTCGGCGTTCGTGACCGAGCCTCGGCGGTGGCCGAGGGCTACCGCCGCCGCCTGCTCACCTGACACTGCTCGGGCGGCGAAAAGTCCTCAGTCCGGTGGTTCGATCGTCGCGTCCTCGCTGGCCCGGCGGCCGCCCGCGGCCTCGGGGTGCTCGGCCGACAGTGCCACTTCGAGCTTCGCCGAAAGCGGCGGCGTGCCCGGGGATCGGGGCTGCTCGGGGCTCAGCGGTTCCTGCTCGTGTTCGATCATGCCCCGGGACTACCCGGGCACCGAGGTGGCAAGGGGTATCGATCAGTTGATCGCTACCCCACCGGAGCGGCCGAAGGCGGTCCGGGACTGACCGGCGAGCCAGGGCCGTCACCCGGCGGGGTGTACCGGGCCAGCCGCTGGATGAGGTCGTCGTGGTCACCGGCCGTGCGCAACGCGGGCGGTTCCGGGGAGTTCGACCGCACCGCGCTCAGGGGCCGGCGCGCGAACCGCGCGACCACGGCGGGTGACGGCAGCACGTCGCCACCCAGGTAGGCCAGCACGGTCAGGTTCTCCGCGGAGGTGGTCTCCACGGCCAGCGCCCAGCCGTCCTCCTCGTCCCACACCAGGGCGAGCTCGCGGTCCGGGAAGCGGGGAAGCCGCTCGTCGATGGCCAGGTAGGCGTGTGCGGGCGAATCCAGCTGGACGAAGAAACTGCCGCTGCCCAAACCGAGTTCGGCCGCCACCTCGCGCACGTACCGGGGCAGGCCCCGCGCCGCGGCCAGATCGAATTCGATGGTCATGGTGTGGCCACCCCTCACGGGAATCGGAGAGTCGCCACCTGCTTGACGAATACCCCGGGGTACCCATTCGCACACCACGCCAATCCTCCCCCGCGGGAGGGCCACAGTGGACGCCGCTCGGGCCGCACCCGGTTTCCGAAGCGGTCCACCGGGTAGCCCGGGGCGGACACCGAACTGCACACCTGCCCGTGGCGGCGAGGAAAGAGGAACGCCGGATGCCCGGTCTGTCGCGCACAGTCCGTCCGAGGCGGCGCTGCCCGTCCCCGGCTGACCGCCGTGGTGGTGGCGCATGACGGCGGTGTGGCCCGCGATGGCGATGGCCGTGTGCGCCGCGGCGGCGTTCGGCACCAGTGGCGCGTTGCAGCACCGGGTCGCCCGCCGCACCGCCCGCCGGCCCGGGAGCCGGTTCGGCGTGGTCCGGTCGCTGGCGCGGGAGCCGGTGTGGCTGGCTTCGCTGGCGCTGAACGGAACCGGGGTCGTGCTGCACTGGATCGCGCTCAGCCGCGCCTCGGTGGCACTTGTGCAGCCGGTGCTGGTGCTCGACCTGCTGTTCGCCGTACTGGGCGCGAGCATGCTGCGACGGCACTGGCCCGATCGGATCGTCGTCCTCGGCGCGCTGCTCTGCGCCGGTGGCCTGGCGGCCTTCCTGGTGCTCGCCGAGCCCGTCCCCGGTCATTCGGTGCCCGGCACCGGCGAAACCCTTTTGGTGGGCGGCTGTGTGCTGGCCGTGGTGGCCGCCTGCCTGGCGGTGGCGGCCCGGTTCCCTGGCACAGCGCGGACCTTGAGCCTGGCCTCGGCGACCGGCGTGCTGTTCGGCGTCACCGCGGGCATCGCCAAGCTCGCGACCGACGACCTGGACGGCGGCCTCGCGGCCATGCTCACCCACTGGCCCGTGTACGCGGTCATCGTCTGCGCCACCTGCGCGTTCGTGCTCAGCCAGTACGCGTTCCGGGCAGGCGTGGCGGTCGCTCCGGCGCTCGGCGTGATGGTGGTGCTCAACCCGCTGGCCGGGATCGCGGTCGGCGCGTTGTGGCTGGGCGAACGCATCAACGCCGGTCCCGGCGCGCTCGCCGGTGAGGTGTTCGCACTGGGCTTCACGGCGGCCGGGATCGCCGTACTCGCCAAACGGGCACCGGCGGCGGAGCGGCGACCCGAAATCACTCCTGAGCGGCGAACCTCAGCCGAGCCGGGCGCGGTGGGTGTGCACGAGTGAGCGGCGCGGGTCGTCCTGCGCCAGTGCGTCGAGCAGGGCGTCCATGATCTCGAGGTCGTCGACACCGCAGGAAGTGTCCCAATAGGACCAAAGGGCCTCGGCTCCGCCGTTGGTCAGCAGGACGTGGCGCACCAGGGCGGTCAACGACTCGCGTTCTTCCCGCACGGCGGGCGATTCCGACTCCGGCAGCAGAGGACCGGCGAACTCGGCCACCTCCCCGCGGCGGGCCGCGTTCCGGGCACGGAGGAAGTCGGCGTCCACTTCGGCGCCCAGCCGGTACGGCCGGGTGCGCACGGCGTCCGGCCCGAGCTGGCCGCGCAGCCGGTGGATCTCGGCGCGCACGGTCACCGGATTGCCCGCGTCGCCGTAGAGCTGCCAGGCCAGTTTGTCCGCGCTGAGCCCGCCCGGGTGCAACGCGAGCAGGGTGAGGGTTTCCGCGTGCCGCAGGGTGATCGGCACTTCACGACCGTCCACTGTGGCCGATGGGTAGCCGTCACCGAGGAACTGGAGCGAGAGCTTCGGGGCGCGTGTCACCCTGGTGCCACGCTTGACCCGCAGCAGGAAGCCGTCGGGCAGCGGTTCGACCGTGCCGAGACGGCCGTCCGGCAGCGCCACCGCCCCACGTCGGACGTCCACTGTGGACGGCAGGTCGCAGGCTTCGGTGGCCAGCACGCGCCCGCTGGCGGACAGCAACGCGCCCGGTTCCCCGCGCAACGCCTCCAGGTGCGGCATGTTGGCTCGCCGCGTCCGCTCGTCGCGGACCGCGAGCTGCGCCCGCAGCTGTCCTTCCGCCAGGCTCGCCGACGCCGTGACCAGGGCCAGCATCGCCGGGTGCACCGTGCGCAACGGCCCGCTGACGTCGATCGCGCCGAGCAGCGCGCCGGTGTCCGGGTCGCGCAACGGCGCCGCCGCGCAGGTCCAGGTGTGGTAGGTGCGCACCAGGTGCTCGGCGGAGTAGATCTGCACGGCCTCGCCGGTGGCCAGCGCGGTGCCCATGGCGTTGGTGCCGATCTCGTCCTCGCTCCAGCGCGTGCCCTCGGCCAGCCGGACCTCGTCCGCGCGGCGGCAGACCTCGCTGGCGCCCTCGCGCCACAGGATCAGCCCGTCCGCGTCGGTGACGATCATGATGTGCTCGGCGTCGTCGGCGATGCTGACCAGTGTCTGCCGCAGCAGCGGCAGGACCGGGGCCAGCGGGTGCGCGTCCCGCAGGTCCGCGAGATCGCCGCGCTCGCAGACCACCGGCGGCAGCTTGCGGTCCGGATCGACGCTGGCGGCCAGCGACCGGTCCCAGGACGCGGAGATCAGCGAACGCGGGGACCTGGGCGAGGGCACCCCGGACAGCACGGCTTCGTGCACGGCTCGCAGCAACCGCGCGTACTCCTCGGGGTC from the Amycolatopsis magusensis genome contains:
- a CDS encoding response regulator gives rise to the protein MIRLVIVDDHPIVRGGLRDMFADAEDIVVVGEAGDGAEGIERAKALAADVVLMDLRMPGMDGVAATAALRERAPSARVLVLTTFDGESDVLPAIEAGAISYLLKDALPDELMRAVRAAARGESVLAPSVTQHLMGQVRRSGAGTLTDREKQVLQLVANGSSNREAATALFIGEASIKTHLQHIYDKFGVRDRASAVAEGYRRRLLT
- a CDS encoding helix-turn-helix domain-containing protein; amino-acid sequence: MAERPVPDLLRDPEEYARLLRAVHEAVLSGVPSPRSPRSLISASWDRSLAASVDPDRKLPPVVCERGDLADLRDAHPLAPVLPLLRQTLVSIADDAEHIMIVTDADGLILWREGASEVCRRADEVRLAEGTRWSEDEIGTNAMGTALATGEAVQIYSAEHLVRTYHTWTCAAAPLRDPDTGALLGAIDVSGPLRTVHPAMLALVTASASLAEGQLRAQLAVRDERTRRANMPHLEALRGEPGALLSASGRVLATEACDLPSTVDVRRGAVALPDGRLGTVEPLPDGFLLRVKRGTRVTRAPKLSLQFLGDGYPSATVDGREVPITLRHAETLTLLALHPGGLSADKLAWQLYGDAGNPVTVRAEIHRLRGQLGPDAVRTRPYRLGAEVDADFLRARNAARRGEVAEFAGPLLPESESPAVREERESLTALVRHVLLTNGGAEALWSYWDTSCGVDDLEIMDALLDALAQDDPRRSLVHTHRARLG
- a CDS encoding DUF6292 family protein gives rise to the protein MTIEFDLAAARGLPRYVREVAAELGLGSGSFFVQLDSPAHAYLAIDERLPRFPDRELALVWDEEDGWALAVETTSAENLTVLAYLGGDVLPSPAVVARFARRPLSAVRSNSPEPPALRTAGDHDDLIQRLARYTPPGDGPGSPVSPGPPSAAPVG
- a CDS encoding DMT family transporter translates to MTAVWPAMAMAVCAAAAFGTSGALQHRVARRTARRPGSRFGVVRSLAREPVWLASLALNGTGVVLHWIALSRASVALVQPVLVLDLLFAVLGASMLRRHWPDRIVVLGALLCAGGLAAFLVLAEPVPGHSVPGTGETLLVGGCVLAVVAACLAVAARFPGTARTLSLASATGVLFGVTAGIAKLATDDLDGGLAAMLTHWPVYAVIVCATCAFVLSQYAFRAGVAVAPALGVMVVLNPLAGIAVGALWLGERINAGPGALAGEVFALGFTAAGIAVLAKRAPAAERRPEITPERRTSAEPGAVGVHE